From the Maioricimonas rarisocia genome, one window contains:
- a CDS encoding DUF1801 domain-containing protein yields the protein MSRKKANAKPKATNKAATKRNDAGPKLLSGGNPQIPKGDGNKPVQDYIAAMPSWKHDVGRTLDELIVNTVPDVRKAVRWNTPFYGIEGRGWFLSVHCFTKYVKVTFLNGGSLNPPPPVESKYEAVRSLHIHEEDELDENQLADWIRQASELPGDELF from the coding sequence ATGTCGCGGAAAAAAGCGAACGCGAAACCGAAAGCAACGAACAAAGCTGCCACGAAGCGGAACGACGCCGGGCCAAAACTGCTCTCGGGAGGCAATCCGCAGATTCCCAAAGGGGACGGCAACAAGCCGGTCCAGGACTACATCGCGGCGATGCCGAGCTGGAAGCATGACGTGGGCCGCACGCTCGACGAGCTGATCGTGAATACCGTCCCGGACGTGCGGAAGGCGGTCCGGTGGAATACTCCCTTCTACGGCATCGAGGGCCGGGGCTGGTTTCTCAGCGTCCACTGCTTCACGAAATACGTGAAGGTGACGTTTCTCAACGGCGGATCGCTGAATCCCCCTCCGCCGGTCGAGTCGAAGTATGAAGCGGTGCGGTCCCTCCACATTCACGAGGAGGACGAGCTTGATGAGAACCAACTCGCGGACTGGATCCGGCAGGCGTCTGAGTTGCCGGGGGATGAGCTGTTCTAG
- a CDS encoding Gfo/Idh/MocA family protein yields the protein MSTFPVPTGTRRTFLKTSALAAGTLAAPAISRAAASEKIRVAVIGTGGQGKAHIRSWLSHDNVELAAICDVDANRLAEAAASAGNARPFEDLRTILDDPDIDAVSIATPDHWHTPAALLALDAGKHVYVEKPCSHNVREGRMLVEAAKRTGLVVQHGTQTRSSEGHQHAVQMLREGIIGDVLVARAWDVQFRGPIGKTSPGEPPAGFNYDQWVGPAPMQPFRSNCHHYTWHWWYNFGTGDAGNDGVHELDIARWGLGVDTQPSRVTAVGGKYVHDDDQQFPDTMTAIFEYPGDGQVGNRRQLIYEMRLWSTNYPENVDNGVEFLGTKGRMFLSKRGKFSLYGPRNARLDQKPEGSLAASVAAHQANFLDAIRGNGKPVADAKTAHLSASLAHLGNVATRIGGSFEFDPASESTPDAAAARLLGREYRDGHWAAL from the coding sequence ATGAGCACGTTTCCCGTTCCCACCGGCACGCGACGCACGTTCCTCAAGACGTCGGCCCTCGCCGCCGGAACACTCGCCGCCCCCGCCATTTCGCGAGCAGCCGCCAGTGAGAAGATCCGCGTGGCCGTGATCGGCACGGGAGGGCAGGGGAAGGCGCACATCCGCAGCTGGCTCAGTCACGACAACGTCGAACTGGCCGCCATCTGCGATGTTGACGCGAACCGGCTCGCCGAAGCGGCCGCCAGCGCCGGAAACGCCCGCCCGTTCGAAGATCTGCGAACCATCCTCGACGATCCCGACATCGATGCGGTCTCGATCGCCACGCCCGACCACTGGCACACGCCGGCGGCACTGCTCGCGCTCGATGCCGGTAAGCATGTCTACGTCGAGAAACCCTGCTCCCACAACGTCCGCGAAGGACGGATGCTCGTCGAGGCGGCGAAGCGGACCGGCCTGGTCGTTCAGCACGGCACCCAGACCCGCAGCAGCGAAGGACATCAGCACGCAGTACAGATGCTGCGCGAAGGAATCATCGGCGATGTGCTCGTCGCCCGGGCGTGGGACGTGCAGTTCCGCGGACCGATCGGCAAAACCTCACCCGGCGAGCCGCCGGCCGGCTTCAACTACGACCAGTGGGTCGGCCCGGCACCGATGCAGCCGTTCCGCTCCAACTGTCACCACTACACCTGGCACTGGTGGTACAACTTCGGCACCGGTGATGCCGGCAACGACGGCGTCCACGAGCTGGACATCGCCCGCTGGGGCCTCGGCGTCGACACGCAGCCGTCTCGCGTCACGGCCGTCGGCGGCAAGTACGTCCACGACGACGACCAGCAGTTCCCCGACACGATGACCGCCATCTTCGAATACCCCGGCGACGGACAGGTGGGCAACCGCCGGCAGCTCATCTACGAGATGCGGCTGTGGTCGACGAACTACCCCGAGAACGTCGACAACGGCGTTGAATTCCTCGGCACGAAGGGGCGGATGTTCCTCAGCAAGCGGGGCAAGTTCTCGCTGTACGGCCCCCGCAACGCCCGCCTCGACCAGAAGCCGGAAGGCTCCCTCGCCGCCAGCGTCGCGGCCCACCAGGCAAACTTTCTCGATGCGATCCGGGGCAACGGCAAGCCGGTTGCCGACGCGAAGACGGCACACCTCTCGGCATCGCTCGCGCATCTGGGGAATGTCGCGACCCGCATCGGCGGCTCGTTCGAGTTCGACCCGGCCAGTGAATCAACGCCGGATGCCGCCGCCGCCCGGCTCCTCGGTCGTGAGTACCGCGACGGCCACTGGGCGGCTCTGTAG
- a CDS encoding aldehyde dehydrogenase family protein: MKMFVAGEWKETSETIDVVNPYDDSVIDTIPKAGAGDVDAALATLVEGARVMRQMPAFERARILERAADLVQERVEDLARTISMEEGKVLAEARVEAQRGGEVLAVSAEEAKRVAGEMIPLDAAENGAGKMGFTLRIPCGVVAAITPFNFPLNLVTHKVGPAIAGGNAVIVKPATDTPLSALKLTEILLEAGMPESAIACITGSGGELGKAICEDDRVRKISFTGSYEVGDAICRIAGMKKVTMELGSNSPVIIMDDADLDKAAQAVCAAGYSNAGQVCISAQRILTSSKVGGDFLDALRPKVEALTLGDQLADDSKMGPMVRERDAERVEEWINEAVAAGAQLVTGGKRERSLYQPTILDKVDPDMRVSREELFGPAVAVSRFDNIEDAIRMANDTTFGLSAGVFTQDLDRAMRFAREVDSGNIHINWSSQWRADFMPYGGLKHSGMGKEGPRYALRDMTEEKTVVLHLNQ; this comes from the coding sequence ATGAAGATGTTCGTCGCCGGTGAATGGAAGGAAACGTCCGAGACGATCGACGTCGTCAATCCGTACGATGATTCCGTGATCGATACGATCCCGAAGGCGGGAGCGGGCGACGTCGATGCGGCACTGGCGACACTCGTCGAAGGGGCCCGCGTGATGCGGCAGATGCCGGCCTTCGAACGGGCCCGCATTCTCGAGCGGGCGGCCGACCTCGTGCAGGAACGGGTCGAGGATCTGGCCCGTACGATCAGTATGGAAGAGGGGAAAGTCCTCGCGGAGGCCCGCGTCGAGGCGCAGCGCGGCGGTGAGGTGCTCGCGGTCTCTGCCGAAGAAGCCAAACGGGTGGCCGGGGAGATGATTCCTCTCGATGCCGCCGAGAATGGCGCGGGCAAGATGGGCTTCACGCTGCGGATTCCCTGCGGAGTCGTGGCGGCGATTACGCCGTTCAACTTTCCGCTCAACCTGGTGACGCACAAGGTGGGGCCGGCGATCGCGGGTGGGAACGCGGTGATCGTCAAGCCGGCGACCGACACGCCCCTTTCGGCCCTGAAGCTGACGGAGATTCTGCTCGAAGCGGGGATGCCGGAGTCGGCGATCGCCTGCATCACCGGTTCGGGGGGCGAACTGGGGAAGGCGATCTGCGAAGACGACCGCGTGCGGAAGATCAGCTTCACCGGCAGCTACGAGGTGGGGGACGCCATCTGCCGTATCGCCGGCATGAAAAAGGTGACGATGGAGCTGGGGAGCAACAGCCCGGTCATCATCATGGACGACGCCGACCTCGACAAGGCGGCCCAGGCGGTCTGTGCGGCGGGATACTCCAATGCCGGGCAGGTCTGCATCTCGGCTCAGCGGATCCTCACCAGCAGCAAAGTCGGGGGCGACTTTCTGGATGCACTGCGGCCGAAGGTGGAGGCGCTGACGCTGGGAGATCAGCTGGCCGACGACTCGAAGATGGGGCCGATGGTCCGCGAACGGGATGCCGAGCGTGTCGAAGAGTGGATCAACGAGGCGGTTGCGGCGGGAGCCCAGCTTGTCACGGGGGGCAAGCGGGAACGGTCCCTCTACCAGCCGACGATTCTGGACAAGGTCGATCCCGACATGCGGGTCAGCCGGGAGGAACTGTTCGGTCCGGCGGTTGCGGTCTCTCGGTTCGACAACATCGAGGACGCGATCCGGATGGCGAACGACACGACGTTCGGGCTGTCGGCCGGCGTATTCACTCAGGATCTGGACCGGGCGATGCGGTTTGCCCGGGAAGTGGACAGCGGCAACATCCACATCAACTGGTCGAGCCAGTGGCGGGCGGACTTCATGCCGTACGGCGGGCTCAAGCACAGCGGCATGGGGAAGGAAGGCCCCCGCTATGCGCTGCGGGACATGACCGAGGAAAAGACGGTGGTGCTGCACCTCAACCAGTGA
- a CDS encoding DinB family protein: MERLAISALDAAEPEVGRWLGALEEVRRKTVETVTGCDEACLDWCGPDGRENPIGALLYHVGLVEMSWLYLDLLRTELPSHVKELFPYPSRDEANRLTRVPSTSLDEHLQALAQSRRILLDVLRDIDVDGWRRLRTPVDGMDYETNPEWVVFHLIEHEAGHTAQMSSLKARWLRHQDGT; the protein is encoded by the coding sequence GTGGAACGTCTGGCAATCTCTGCGCTCGACGCGGCGGAACCCGAAGTCGGCCGCTGGCTCGGGGCCCTCGAAGAGGTTCGCCGCAAGACGGTCGAGACCGTCACCGGCTGCGACGAGGCGTGTCTCGACTGGTGCGGGCCGGACGGCCGCGAGAATCCGATCGGCGCACTGCTCTACCACGTCGGGTTGGTCGAGATGTCGTGGCTCTACCTGGATCTGCTTCGCACGGAGCTTCCGTCGCACGTCAAAGAACTGTTCCCCTACCCCTCCCGCGACGAAGCGAACCGGCTCACTCGCGTCCCGTCAACAAGTCTGGACGAGCACCTCCAGGCGCTGGCCCAAAGCCGTCGGATTCTGCTGGACGTGCTTCGCGACATCGACGTTGATGGGTGGCGTCGGTTGCGAACGCCTGTTGACGGAATGGACTACGAAACGAATCCTGAGTGGGTGGTGTTTCATCTGATCGAACATGAGGCTGGCCACACGGCACAGATGTCGTCACTGAAAGCCCGGTGGCTGCGGCACCAGGACGGGACATAA
- a CDS encoding peroxiredoxin family protein: MTGTRLLRGFAALLIFGTLSTHLPAQDILSDDLLVRDSLRPFDRLLQKQLRVWFDSMDAALTEDGTQSPEWWRTSERLNPLTVHGGTLLDYARDHAGSPEALACLAYIVDWGEGRPRELFRSACDELLASYADDPAMSWLCSRFTNAICFDEMESFLTRLRETSSSPAVQAAADFHLAELIDQALQMQKRLPVMRERFESTGALQGLPTLGHRLDRVAALDSRDLTDRRDRLLKQVCESATARPWSAKRMQGRLDYEFFEDPDAESFQQRAAGLLYETAHLRVGSIAPAFEGTLSDGRPFRLGDRRGQPTLLMFSFKGCVACEAMYPALRAVQKRYADAGFSVVGIMADENVGTVSTAIETGAITWPCVWDGPSGPIARAFRVRGHPVVLLLDGEGRIVAKALREERHLDAAISELVGGE; this comes from the coding sequence ATGACCGGGACGCGACTTCTGCGCGGGTTTGCCGCGTTGCTGATATTCGGCACCCTCTCTACGCACTTGCCGGCGCAGGACATTCTGAGTGATGACCTGCTGGTCCGCGATTCGCTTCGCCCGTTCGACCGGCTGCTGCAGAAGCAGTTGCGCGTGTGGTTTGACAGCATGGATGCGGCCCTGACCGAGGATGGCACGCAGAGCCCGGAGTGGTGGCGAACCAGCGAGCGGCTGAATCCTCTCACAGTTCATGGCGGTACGCTGCTCGACTATGCCCGGGATCATGCCGGGTCACCCGAAGCACTGGCCTGCCTGGCGTACATCGTCGACTGGGGTGAAGGGCGGCCGCGGGAGCTCTTCCGCTCTGCATGCGATGAGCTGCTGGCCAGCTACGCCGACGATCCGGCGATGTCGTGGCTCTGTTCGCGGTTCACGAATGCCATCTGCTTTGACGAGATGGAATCGTTTCTGACGCGACTTCGGGAAACGTCATCAAGTCCGGCGGTTCAGGCCGCTGCCGACTTTCATCTGGCCGAGCTGATCGACCAGGCTCTGCAGATGCAGAAGCGTTTGCCGGTGATGCGCGAGCGTTTCGAGAGCACCGGTGCCCTGCAGGGACTCCCCACGCTGGGGCATCGTCTCGACCGGGTCGCGGCTCTGGATTCTCGCGACCTGACGGATCGACGGGATCGGTTGCTGAAGCAGGTCTGCGAATCGGCAACGGCCAGGCCGTGGTCGGCGAAGCGGATGCAGGGACGGCTGGATTACGAGTTCTTCGAAGACCCGGATGCGGAGAGCTTTCAGCAGCGGGCGGCAGGGCTGCTGTACGAAACTGCTCATCTGCGGGTGGGATCAATTGCGCCTGCATTCGAGGGAACACTGTCGGACGGGCGTCCGTTCCGGCTGGGCGACCGGCGTGGGCAGCCGACGCTGCTGATGTTTTCTTTCAAGGGATGCGTGGCCTGCGAGGCGATGTACCCGGCACTGCGGGCTGTTCAGAAGCGCTACGCGGACGCGGGATTCTCCGTCGTCGGCATCATGGCGGATGAGAACGTCGGCACCGTCTCGACGGCCATCGAAACGGGAGCCATCACGTGGCCCTGTGTCTGGGACGGCCCCTCAGGGCCGATCGCCCGGGCATTCCGGGTACGGGGTCATCCAGTTGTCCTGCTGCTGGATGGTGAGGGGCGGATCGTTGCGAAGGCGCTCCGTGAGGAGAGGCACCTGGACGCGGCCATTTCTGAGCTGGTGGGTGGGGAGTGA
- a CDS encoding DUF3604 domain-containing protein, translated as MAYELFWGDLHSHCSISYGHGTVEQALARAAQQLDFCSVTGHAFWPDMPTDRDRYAEIIDYHNEGFATLAGNWERLIELQRQASEPGRFLAIPSYEWHSLEFGDHNVYAPGPELPLRDARNLPGLREVVRQSDGIAIPHHIGYRSGYRGINWDAYREDVSPFVEIFSLHGCSLSDDAAWPMLHDMGPRDAGSTAEEGWRRGHRFGIVGGTDHHAAYPGSHGDGRMGVFAKDLTRGSLWEAFLARRVYAATGDRIDARMFLDGAWIGDCVKQPGKRTIQVAVQGADTLDRVELLRNGRIVQRWHPEPVEPNPRSHRYRLRVTWGWGRKEIPVDWDIRLSLSDGRIMDVETLFSGQAIVAPKGSSESEVNVLDEVDLPHAVIEQDERSCDWRSITTGNKTMRHETTQGMSFELEGPLDTRVTVEANGHRYAYTLAELLRRGQSHFLRGWLTEAIRIGPLVPVEECRVEGEFIDDPESDVDVYRLQVAQRNGQWAWLTPIWVERG; from the coding sequence ATGGCGTACGAACTCTTCTGGGGCGATCTGCACAGCCACTGTTCGATCAGCTACGGCCACGGGACGGTCGAGCAGGCCCTGGCTCGGGCCGCGCAGCAGCTCGATTTCTGCTCGGTCACCGGACACGCCTTCTGGCCCGACATGCCGACCGACCGCGACCGGTATGCCGAGATCATCGACTACCACAACGAGGGATTCGCCACGCTGGCCGGCAACTGGGAGCGGTTGATCGAGCTGCAGCGGCAGGCGAGCGAGCCGGGGCGGTTTCTGGCGATTCCCAGCTACGAATGGCATTCGCTCGAGTTCGGCGACCACAACGTCTACGCGCCCGGGCCGGAACTGCCGCTGCGGGATGCTCGAAATCTGCCTGGTCTGCGGGAGGTCGTCCGGCAAAGCGACGGGATCGCGATTCCGCATCACATCGGCTACCGCAGCGGCTACCGGGGGATCAACTGGGACGCGTACCGCGAAGACGTCTCCCCCTTCGTCGAGATCTTTTCGCTGCATGGCTGTTCGCTCAGCGATGATGCCGCCTGGCCGATGCTGCACGACATGGGGCCGCGGGACGCCGGCAGCACCGCCGAGGAAGGCTGGCGGCGGGGGCACCGGTTCGGCATCGTCGGCGGGACCGATCATCACGCGGCGTATCCGGGGAGCCACGGGGACGGGCGGATGGGCGTGTTCGCGAAGGACCTGACCCGCGGGAGTCTGTGGGAGGCGTTTCTGGCCCGGCGTGTGTATGCGGCGACCGGCGACCGGATCGACGCCCGGATGTTTCTCGACGGCGCGTGGATCGGCGATTGCGTCAAACAGCCGGGAAAGCGAACCATCCAGGTGGCCGTGCAGGGGGCCGACACGCTCGACCGCGTCGAACTGCTCAGGAACGGCCGGATCGTGCAGCGATGGCATCCGGAACCGGTCGAGCCAAACCCGCGGAGCCATCGCTACCGGCTGCGGGTCACCTGGGGCTGGGGACGAAAGGAGATCCCGGTCGACTGGGACATCCGGCTGTCGCTGTCGGACGGGAGGATCATGGATGTCGAGACATTGTTCTCCGGGCAGGCGATCGTCGCTCCGAAAGGAAGCAGCGAGAGCGAGGTGAACGTTCTCGACGAGGTGGACCTGCCCCACGCCGTCATCGAGCAGGACGAGCGGAGCTGCGACTGGCGGTCGATCACGACGGGCAACAAGACGATGCGTCACGAGACGACGCAGGGGATGTCGTTCGAGCTGGAGGGGCCGCTGGATACACGCGTGACGGTCGAGGCGAACGGGCACCGCTACGCATACACGCTGGCGGAACTGCTGCGGCGGGGCCAAAGCCACTTTCTGCGGGGATGGCTGACGGAGGCAATCCGGATCGGGCCGCTGGTCCCGGTCGAAGAGTGCCGGGTCGAGGGAGAGTTCATCGACGACCCGGAGTCTGACGTGGATGTGTATCGTCTGCAGGTGGCTCAGCGGAACGGCCAGTGGGCCTGGCTGACGCCGATCTGGGTGGAGCGGGGGTGA
- a CDS encoding outer membrane protein assembly factor BamB family protein, protein MPCRSTLTAGPFAAALFLSTLVLTVPAAAENWPQWRGPNANSISSETGIATEWSRTKNVAWRLPLPGPAGSTPVIWNDRIFLTSSVGSEEGADLVLIAANTKGEQLWQVKVGSGNKNARSSEGNSASASPTTDGKHVWVFFGTGVLACYDFDGNEVWKFNVQDRYGKFAIQFGMTSTPVLEGDHLYLQLIHGEMRGDYTVAKVIKLDKKTGEEVWAVDRPSEAIVENKHSYASPFIYDDGRQRFLVTHGADCTVAYDLEDGRELWRLGGLNGRSKFNQNQYDPTLRFVASPSFAENVIIVPTAKKGPVVAIRPSEGMSGDIASSEGAIRWVHEKTPDVCCPLILGDLAYFCRKDGKVFCLNLESGEELYYERTHNSQHRATPVYADGHIYLCARDGHCTVLKAGPEFEIVAENELGETITASPAISDGTLYLRTYEALYAVRAN, encoded by the coding sequence ATGCCCTGCCGATCGACACTTACTGCGGGCCCGTTTGCAGCGGCCCTGTTTCTGAGCACACTCGTTCTGACCGTCCCGGCTGCTGCCGAGAACTGGCCGCAGTGGCGCGGCCCCAACGCCAACAGCATCAGCAGCGAAACCGGCATCGCCACCGAATGGAGCAGGACGAAGAACGTCGCCTGGCGACTGCCGCTCCCCGGTCCGGCCGGCTCCACTCCCGTCATCTGGAACGACCGTATCTTCCTCACCTCGTCGGTCGGCAGCGAGGAAGGTGCCGACCTCGTCCTCATCGCCGCCAATACGAAGGGGGAGCAGCTCTGGCAGGTGAAGGTCGGCAGCGGCAACAAGAACGCCCGCAGCAGCGAAGGGAACTCCGCCTCCGCGTCTCCCACGACCGACGGCAAGCATGTCTGGGTCTTTTTCGGGACAGGCGTCCTCGCCTGCTACGACTTCGACGGCAACGAAGTCTGGAAGTTCAACGTCCAGGACCGCTACGGCAAGTTCGCGATCCAGTTCGGCATGACCTCCACCCCCGTCCTCGAGGGGGACCACCTCTACCTGCAGCTCATCCACGGCGAGATGCGCGGCGACTACACCGTCGCGAAGGTCATCAAGCTCGACAAGAAGACCGGCGAAGAAGTCTGGGCCGTCGACCGCCCCAGCGAAGCGATCGTCGAGAACAAGCACTCCTACGCGTCCCCGTTCATCTACGACGATGGCCGGCAGCGGTTCCTCGTCACCCACGGAGCCGACTGCACCGTTGCCTACGACCTCGAAGACGGCCGCGAACTGTGGCGTCTCGGTGGGCTGAACGGCCGCTCGAAGTTCAACCAGAACCAGTACGACCCGACGCTGCGGTTCGTCGCGTCACCGTCGTTCGCCGAGAATGTGATTATCGTCCCGACCGCCAAGAAGGGCCCGGTCGTCGCGATTCGTCCGTCCGAAGGAATGTCCGGCGACATCGCCAGTTCGGAGGGAGCGATCCGCTGGGTTCACGAGAAAACCCCGGACGTCTGCTGCCCGCTGATTCTCGGCGACCTTGCCTACTTCTGCCGCAAGGACGGCAAGGTCTTCTGCCTCAACCTCGAGTCGGGTGAAGAGCTCTACTACGAGCGGACGCACAACTCGCAGCACCGGGCCACGCCGGTCTACGCCGACGGACATATTTACCTGTGTGCCCGCGACGGCCACTGCACGGTCCTGAAAGCGGGACCGGAGTTCGAGATCGTCGCCGAGAACGAACTGGGTGAGACGATCACCGCCTCTCCGGCCATCTCGGACGGCACCCTCTACCTGCGAACGTACGAAGCCCTGTACGCAGTCCGCGCAAACTGA
- a CDS encoding PH domain-containing protein: protein MDEEILYEANPSMFRNKPVMFILCVLLSVVVVGLVILIVWYVQTLATELQVTNKRTILRKGLLSKYTSEVWHDNVRNVQIRQSFFQRIMNVGWIGISSAGQSGLEIAIAGIPDPEEAKEIIDRHRIMES from the coding sequence ATGGACGAGGAAATTCTGTACGAAGCGAACCCGTCGATGTTTCGCAACAAGCCGGTCATGTTCATCCTGTGCGTGCTGCTGAGCGTCGTGGTGGTCGGCCTGGTGATACTGATTGTCTGGTACGTCCAGACGCTGGCGACCGAGCTGCAGGTGACGAACAAGCGGACGATCCTGCGGAAAGGGCTGCTGTCGAAGTACACGAGCGAAGTGTGGCACGACAACGTGCGGAACGTGCAGATCCGGCAGTCGTTCTTCCAGCGGATCATGAACGTCGGCTGGATCGGGATTTCGAGTGCCGGGCAGTCGGGGCTGGAGATTGCCATCGCCGGCATTCCCGATCCGGAAGAGGCGAAGGAGATCATCGACCGACACCGGATCATGGAGTCGTAG